A window of Oncorhynchus nerka isolate Pitt River linkage group LG4, Oner_Uvic_2.0, whole genome shotgun sequence contains these coding sequences:
- the LOC115128899 gene encoding uncharacterized protein LOC115128899 has product MATSSPRFTWCDCRKHKIPVKDTHELCLHCLGIQHAKEAVLEYGKCPHCAKMDWSTCINRLTKVQEIMHRESQQRKHEAAQSEVQPKPETTSAPIKEPKPEENTVPTLPPHRLSASTPAHSSTMPVLFTILSPPPAQAGDNLSIPKGTFLSQLAIQQSADSTPSLSQSGSNMLTSSSCKRHGFSSCCSKRSKRSRGSHRRRRSPSSSSSSSGWTSDEDDSCPSGKGRRSQRESRQAVRSERRHGELVEVVQQAVQLQWAVLEKRIEALERRGAEAVVSFPTPAQTRHLHASIPLASTSSQEGNQRDLSCPVSEQLVTESMSGTIVKQEEEPSSISFALRPLSDGHREGEDASQSTEGPISKQDLLEAMELQSLMARAAKYLGIDFPSTPTSLSPPDPTMVPEFEDLVQSSWPNPASSKPYRELFSKMYRLHDCQSPAYDQMPQVNCFMSAIFQAVKPTENKEAPVPAERWRFTETLVERMYQTAGMLAKTANYLRYLSDYQRRLLLEITEDCPAQRFMAALNELKLIGQFTLQLSSHQAELSGRVMAASVAIRRQVWMAKTNYTDSLKATVADLPFVVSHTFGVSSASGPSSTGMVCKQEPL; this is encoded by the coding sequence ATGGCAACTTCATCCCCAAGGTTCACGTGGTGTGATTGTCGCAAACACAAGATTCCTGTCAAAGACACCCATGAGCTGTGCCTGCACTGTCTGGGCATCCAGCATGCCAAGGAGGCTGTGCTGGAGTACGGCAAATGCCCGCACTGTGCCAAGATGGACTGGAGCACCTGCATCAACCGCCTCACTAAAGTTCAGGAGATAATGCACCGCGAGAGCCAGCAGAGGAAGCATGAGGCAGCACAGTCTGAAGTTCAGCCCAAACCTGAGACCACTTCAGCTCCCATCAAGGAACCAAAACCGGAAGAAAATACAGTCCCCACCCTGCCCCCACATCGGCTCTCTGCTTCCACACCAGCCCATTCCTCCACCATGCCAGTGTTGTTCaccatcctctccccacccccagcgCAGGCAGGGGACAATTTGAGCATCCCAAAAGGCACTTTTCTCTCACAACTTGCTATTCAGCAGTCAGCTGACTCCACCCCATCCTTGAGCCAATCAGGTTCCAACATGCTGACCTCCAGCTCCTGTAAACGACACGGTTTCTCATCGTGCTGCTCCAAACGCTCCAAACGAAGCCGCGGTAGCCACAGGCGGAGacgctctccctcctcctcctcttcctcttcaggcTGGACCTCTGATGAAGATGATTCCTGCCCCTCTGGAAAGGGAAGGAGGTCTCAGAGGGAGTCACGGCAAGCTGTCCGGTCAGAGAGGAGGCACGGCGAGCTGGTGGAGGTTGTTCAACAGGCCGTTCAGCTACAGTGGGCTGTTCTGGAGAAGCGCATTGAGgctctggagaggagaggtgctgaGGCTGTTGTGTCTTTCCCCACTCCAGCCCAAACTAGACATCTTCACGCCTCCATCCCTCTGGCATCCACCTCGTCTCAGGAGGGCAACCAGAGAGATTTATCCTGCCCTGTCAGCGAGCAGCTGGTGACGGAATCTATGTCCGGTACCATTGtgaaacaggaagaggagccttCCTCCATTTCGTTTGCCTTGAGACCTCTCAGTGATGGACACCGTGAAGGGGAGGATGCCTCTCAGTCAACTGAGGGTCCTATCTCTAAACAGGACTTACTGGAAGCTATGGAGCTTCAGAGCCTCATGGCACGTGCTGCCAAGTATCTTGGTATAGACTTTCCCAGCACACCAACCAGCCTCAGCCCACCAGACCCCACAATGGTGCCGGAGTTTGAGGACCTGGTCCAGAGCTCTTGGCCAAACCCTGCCAGCTCGAAACCGTACAGGGAGCTTTTCTCTAAGATGTACAGGCTTCACGACTGCCAGTCTCCAGCCTATGACCAGATGCCCCAGGTCAACTGCTTCATGTCGGCCATCTTCCAGGCGGTGAAGCCAACAGAGAACAAGGAGGCGCCGGTGCCAGCTGAGCGATGGCGTTTCACTGAGACTCTAGTAGAGAGGATGTACCAGACTGCTGGCATGCTTGCCAAGACGGCCAACTACCTGCGCTACCTATCAGACTACCAGAGGAGGCTTCTGCTGGAGATCACTGAGGATTGTCCAGCACAGCGTTTTATGGCGGCCCTTAACGAGCTGAAGCTCATTGGCCAGTTCACCCTCCAGCTGTCCTCCCACCAGGCTGAACTGTCTGGAAGAGTCATGGCTGCTTCTGTAGCCATCCGAAGACAGGTCTGGATGGCTAAGACCAACTACACAGACTCTCTGAAAGCCACTGTGGCTGACCTTCCATTTGTGGTCAGTCACACCTTTGGGGTTAGCTCAGCCTCTGGCCCTAGCTCGACTGGAATGGTGTGCAAACAGGAACCGTTGTAA
- the surf2 gene encoding surfeit locus protein 2, whose protein sequence is MEDLPADIKAFLLNHPFFELTDDGKKIKCVLNGHDCPCNLTELQNFTKGKKYQKMCSNAEFKYSQYEPHVVPSSKQPNHLFCKLTLRHINRLPHHVLQHVNGKRFQKAKKKYEECVQQGVEYMPASLRQKKPRDREKDGERGRNFQRGNGAWAPDSSDEGGSDSEDSMSDLYPSTLFSLKKETEGMEEEKDAFKTDDEEEMEIDKQAPQKRKKVQDGGFQKKFKNHNCKRKGFKDYVKNIK, encoded by the exons ATGGAGGACCTACCTGCAGATATCAAAGCTTTCCTTCTGAATCACCCATTTTTTGAACTTACCGACGACGGCAAAAAG atcAAATGCGTACTCAATGGACATGATTGTCCTTGCAACCTCACAGAGCTCCAGAACTTCACCAAAGGGAAGAAATATCAGAAAATGTGTTCTAATGCAGAGTTCAAATATAGTCAATATGAACCACATGTTGTGCCCAGCTCGAAGCAACC CAATCATCTCTTCTGCAAGTTGACGCTCAGACACATCAATCGCCTGCCACACCATGTCTTACAGCATGTCAATGGGAAGCGGTTCCAAAAAGCAAAGAAGAAAT ATGAAGAGTGTGTGCAACAGGGTGTGGAGTACATGCCAGCCAGCCTCCGACAGAAGAAgcccagagatagagagaaagatggggagagggggcgCAACTTCCAGCGGGGGAATGGAGCGTGGGCTCCTGACTCCAGCGATGAGGGAGGCAGTGACTCCGAGGACAGCATGAGTGACCTGTACCCCT CCACTTTATTCTCTCTGAAAAAGGAGACCGAGGGTATGGAGGAGGAAAAAGATGCCTTTAAAacagatgatgaggaggagatggagattgATAAACAGGCGCCACAGAAACGCAAGAAG GTTCAGGATGGGGGTTTCCAGAAGAAATTCAAGAATCATAACTGTAAAAGAAAAGGTTTTAAAGACTAtgttaaaaatataaaataa